The nucleotide window GCGCTTCGGGGGATACCCTATGTTCTAATGGGACAAAATTGTCCTTAGAAGGAATTTATACCCCTCCACCGGTGATTACCTTAGCGCTGACTCCGAAAAGTCATGACGACGAGGAACGGATGAAAAAAGCCTTACATCGATTTACCAGAGAAGATCCTACCCTCCATGTTAGCAACGATCCAGAGTCGAGCAAAATTTTACTGTCTGGGATGGGAGAATTACATCTCGATATCTATTTAGAGAGAATGAGACGGGAATATCACGCAGACGTTTATGTCAGTAACCCGACGGTAGCTTATCGAGAAACCATCACCAAAAAGGCTCATTTTGACCATACTTTTGTCAAACAGATCGGCAATTCCCTACATTTTGCCCATCTTATCGGACATATTGAACCCTGTTCCGACACCTTTGTCTATAAAAATCGCCTCAAACAGAATACCATTCCTAAACAATTTATGGGTGCTTGTGAAGAAGGATTTCGAGATGCGGTCAAAACCGGTTGGATCAAAGGATATCCTATTATTGGGGTTAAAGTGGTTTTAGAAGGAGGGTCTTTTCATCCTTTAGAATCCTCAGAAATCGCCTTTCGCATTGCAGCAATGGAAGGATTTGAACAAGCATTTGCCGCCGCTAACCCCGTCATTCTCGAACCGATGATGTCATTGGAAGTGGAAACCCCCTCAGACTTCATGGGAATCATCCAAGGGAAATTAATCGCCCGTCGAGCCTTGTTATTGGGAACAGAAACTAGAGATAATGATGCTATCATTCGAGCAGAAGTCCCCTTATCAGCAATGTTTGGCTACTCAACCGAGTTACGTTCTCTCTCTCAAGGGATGGCCTGTTTTTCCTTAGAATTTGCACAATATCGACCTTTGCCGGATAATTTAATAGAGGAGATTCACTGAGGTTTTTTTTAGGTATATCTTACTAATTTTGATAGCCGATGAAAGTTCAGTGAAAAAGTTATACTTATATCGACCAACTAATCTGGTTACACTTGCTTGAAGTTAATTGAGTCAGTAGCACTAAGAATGGGTAAAGTTGTTATTATTGTTAATGCTGAAATTGCAGAGAAAGGCAAAATCATTAAACGTTCACCAGTAACAGAAAAAATGGTAACAGCCTTAAGAAAGGCGATCGCTAGTCATTCCCGGTTTCCAATCACTGTAGATGTTATCTCTGCTGCCGGATTGTGGTCTTACAAAGAAGAAGCAAATCAAGAGAATATTATTTACTGTCCCCTAACCATTCAATTTCCCCATTGGTTTAACTTTCCGGGTCAAAAAGTGTATCAAGCTTGTCGAGAGATTAAAGAAAGACGATTATGGGTAGAGCAACATTTACCCTATAAAACTAGCGTTGATGATGGGGGAGATAGCGGATTAGGAGATTTGTGGCTACCGATTATTTTAACAGCAAAGGGGCCTCTCTATGGAGAATTAATTGAAGAAGGAGAAATGCCCAACTTCTATCGACAACCGGTAGATTTAACCGATAATTTACGTCAATCTCTTTATCATTTAGCCTATCAGTTATTAGAAAGTTTATCGGCTCCCCCTTCGGTTTATTTATTACAGTTTAGTTTACGGGGGAAAGAGATTGTTTTTGATCGCTTATGGCCGTTTCCGGCGGCTCCGGCTATTGCCTCCATTGGACGACAAAAACCGGATTTATATACCTGTTATTGGCTCTGTTTAAGTGGTCAACCGATTTTTGATTTAACCATTTTTCCGACCTACACTTAGACCAAAAAATAACTGAATTCAAGTCAGAGTTAGGGAGATTAATTCTATGTCTATAAACGTTCAACCCGAAGAAATCTTATCTGTTCAAGAGGAAGAATTTACTCCCCCTCTCCCCCCAACCGATTTAATTTTTGATGACGGAGAACCCTTGGAAAGTAATCGACATCGAATTGCTATGAATACTTTAATTCGGTCAGCAGAAGTCGTTTTAGCTAACCGAAGAGAGGACTTTTTTGTCGGGGGTAATATGTTCATTTATTATAGTAGTGAACAAGCCCGAAATCGAGATTTTCGAGGCCCCGATTTTTTTGCGGTTTTAAATGTAGATGGACGAGTCGATCGTCAAGGGTGGGTAGTTTGGGAAGAAAATGGACGTTATCCGGATGTCATTATTGAATTAATGTCTCCTAGTACCGCTAAAATAGATGTGGGAGCTAAAAAGAAAATTTATGCCGAAATCTTTCGTACTCCTGACTATTTTGTCTTTGATCCATTTGACCCTAATTCCCTACGAGGATGGCATTTAAATTTAGATCAAGGCTATCAAGAATTAACCCCCAATGAACAAGGCTGGTTATGGTGTTCTCGCTTAGAATTATGGTTAGGCATATGGGAGGGAACGATCGGACGGGAGGAGGCAATATGGCTACGCTTTTACGATCAACAGGGGAATTTAAGGCTCTTACCCGAAGAAGCCGCCCAACAACAAGCCGACATTGCCCAACAACAAGCCCAAATTGCCCAACAACAAGCCCAAATTGCCCAACAACAAGCCGAAATTGCCCAACAACAAGCCGAAACAGAACGTCAACGCGCAGAAACGGAACGTCAACGCGCGGAACGTTTAGCAGAGCGATTAAAAGCTTTAGGTGTAGATCCAGATACCATATAAACAGTAACATTTTTAAGTTACAAATCAACTAAACCAGATAAACCGTCATCAAACACCAGAATGGACATTCGAGCAACAGAACAAACAATTTTAAATTGGACAGGAGAAACCCTCGCCCTAGGGATATTTGAAGGGGCAACGGAATTAACCGAAGAACTAGGGGAGTTAAATGAAAGACTCGGAGGAACTCTACAAGAATTAATCACTGAAGAAGAATTTGAGGCTAAAACGGGAACATCCGCCGTTACTCGCCTAGGGAAAGACAGTCCTATTCGTAAGCTTAT belongs to Gloeothece citriformis PCC 7424 and includes:
- a CDS encoding Uma2 family endonuclease gives rise to the protein MSINVQPEEILSVQEEEFTPPLPPTDLIFDDGEPLESNRHRIAMNTLIRSAEVVLANRREDFFVGGNMFIYYSSEQARNRDFRGPDFFAVLNVDGRVDRQGWVVWEENGRYPDVIIELMSPSTAKIDVGAKKKIYAEIFRTPDYFVFDPFDPNSLRGWHLNLDQGYQELTPNEQGWLWCSRLELWLGIWEGTIGREEAIWLRFYDQQGNLRLLPEEAAQQQADIAQQQAQIAQQQAQIAQQQAEIAQQQAETERQRAETERQRAERLAERLKALGVDPDTI